From the genome of Miscanthus floridulus cultivar M001 chromosome 10, ASM1932011v1, whole genome shotgun sequence, one region includes:
- the LOC136488244 gene encoding uncharacterized protein has product MGKPPHFDGTCYDYWKRKMSAHMKSMNLEIWDVVENDFVVINLNNPTANEEEKLQFYDIAVSTLYDALDVKVFEQIKDLERAYDVWTRLEESYKGTKAVKSAKLYILKEKLSSFMMQEGESIPEMFHWLQVIVNDLKSLGEKVEDKDFSHKFLRCLPPAGGLY; this is encoded by the coding sequence ATGGGGAAGCCaccacactttgacggcacttgCTATGACTATTGGAAGAGGAAGATGAGCGCTCACATGAAATCAATGAACCTGGAGATATGGGATGTTGTGGAGAATGATTTTGTGGTGATCAACCTAAACAATCCCACCGCAAATGAAGAAGAGAAGCTCCAATTCTATGATATAGCTGTCAGCACTTTGTATGATGCATTGGATGtgaaggtgtttgagcaaataaaGGATCTTGAGAGAGCATATGATgtgtggacaagattggaggaGTCATATAAAGGCACTAAggcagtgaagagtgccaagctatacattctcaaagaaaagctATCAAGTTTCATGATGCAAGAGGGTGAGAGCATACCGGAGATGTTCCATtggttgcaagtaattgtcaatgacttgaagagcTTGGGAGAGAAGGTAGAAGATAAGGATttctcacataagttcttgagatgcttgccaccTGCTGGCGGTCTTTATTGA